The following proteins are encoded in a genomic region of Xanthomonas cassavae CFBP 4642:
- a CDS encoding ComF family protein produces MEVQVRKIEGSWDAGYALHKHTLSSVHLGVDEWGHDRFDTTRSEPGEALYQLKYRSDWSQVDSLAAQVRDTLLPLFGKIGLIVPMPASTVRTKQPVNELANALGRLTDIPVFHEMIVKAPAQAGSPALKNLHTRAEKDAALAGRITVNECITNQGRWNALLLDDLFDTGATMNAVCQALRTYQKINHIYAATITWK; encoded by the coding sequence CGGGCTATGCCCTGCACAAACACACTCTTTCAAGCGTCCACCTTGGGGTGGACGAGTGGGGCCATGATCGCTTTGACACTACTCGGTCGGAACCCGGCGAAGCGCTCTATCAACTCAAGTACCGGAGTGACTGGAGCCAGGTCGATTCGTTGGCCGCGCAGGTCCGAGACACGCTGCTGCCCCTTTTCGGCAAAATCGGGCTGATTGTCCCCATGCCAGCCTCAACCGTGCGCACCAAGCAACCTGTAAACGAGCTGGCTAATGCGCTCGGCCGACTGACCGATATTCCGGTGTTTCACGAAATGATCGTCAAAGCTCCGGCCCAGGCCGGCAGTCCGGCGCTCAAAAACCTCCACACCAGGGCAGAGAAAGACGCAGCTCTGGCCGGCCGGATCACCGTCAACGAGTGCATCACGAACCAAGGCCGCTGGAACGCTTTGTTGCTCGATGATCTGTTCGACACGGGAGCGACGATGAATGCCGTGTGCCAGGCCCTACGCACCTATCAAAAGATCAACCATATCTATGCCGCCACGATTACTTGGAAATAG
- a CDS encoding helix-turn-helix domain-containing protein: MKTVFIAGSISISRLHEKVRERINNIVSQDLNVVVGDADGADTSIQECLQAYHASKVTVYCTGEAPRNNVADWPVHHVQSQARAGTRAFFTAKDVEMAKNSDFGLMVWDCKSTGTLSNVIELLKAKKKSVVFVNKNKDFVTIGDKSGLDHLLHFMSEHARAKAEEKIGLSTKITALSQESFTLDAPATEAPKDLLDAAADPTVTETVASTAETESVKLRAVLMSALADHIARTHLSQSQAAKVFGVTQPRVSDLLRGKTNLFGLDTLINMAAAAGLRVEMRVLESA, encoded by the coding sequence ATGAAAACCGTGTTCATTGCTGGATCGATATCCATCAGTCGCCTGCATGAGAAGGTGCGAGAGCGGATCAACAATATTGTCTCGCAGGATCTCAACGTTGTTGTGGGTGATGCCGATGGCGCGGATACCTCCATTCAGGAGTGTTTGCAGGCCTATCACGCCAGCAAGGTCACGGTCTATTGCACGGGCGAAGCGCCGCGCAACAACGTCGCGGATTGGCCCGTGCATCACGTCCAGTCTCAGGCCAGAGCTGGTACGCGGGCCTTCTTCACAGCGAAAGACGTAGAGATGGCCAAGAACAGCGATTTTGGTCTGATGGTCTGGGATTGCAAAAGCACTGGCACACTCAGCAACGTTATCGAGCTGCTGAAGGCAAAGAAAAAATCTGTCGTGTTCGTCAACAAGAACAAGGATTTCGTGACCATCGGCGACAAGTCCGGCCTCGATCATCTATTGCATTTCATGTCGGAGCACGCACGCGCCAAGGCCGAGGAAAAGATTGGCCTGTCGACGAAGATTACAGCACTGAGCCAGGAGAGCTTTACGCTCGATGCACCGGCAACAGAAGCGCCCAAGGACCTACTCGACGCGGCGGCCGATCCTACCGTGACAGAGACTGTCGCCAGCACGGCCGAAACCGAGAGCGTGAAGCTGCGTGCCGTGCTGATGTCGGCGCTCGCGGACCATATCGCGCGGACCCATTTAAGCCAATCGCAAGCGGCCAAGGTATTCGGAGTAACACAACCGCGCGTGTCCGACCTGCTGCGTGGTAAGACCAATTTGTTC